The Undibacterium cyanobacteriorum genomic sequence TTGTATCAGTACGTACAAGAACTCAAATCAAGCCATCTTCGCAATGGAGAGCAGCTCAGTAAAGTCGTGTTCGATAACAAACTCCACGTAATTCGAAATGCGCTAGGAACGCATAGCTATGTCTCGCGTGTTCAAGGAAGCAAACTCAAAACTAAAAACGAAATTCGGATTGCTAGTTTGTTTAAGACTGCTCCGGAAGCGTTTCTCAAAATGATTGTGGTGCATGAACTTGCGCATCTGAAGGAAAAAGAACACAACAAGTCCTTCTATCAACTCTGCACTCACCTCGAGCCACAGTACCATCAATATGAACTCGACTGTCGTATCTATTTAAGCTATCTTGATCTCTACCAGCAAAGCTTGTGGTCACCAACACTTAGCTAGCAGGCTATGAAATCTTTCATTGAATACAGCCAGGTAAATAAAGTTAGATAAGCACCACGATTTTACGCTCAACTGATTTTTACTCGACCAAGTACATACAATCGAGTCACTTGTAATCATGGAGAATTTGTGATGCAGTACATCCTCGCCCTAGATCAAGGAACTTCCAGTTCCCGCACCATCCTTTTCAATCGTCGCGGCGAGCTAGTCCATAGTGCTCAGCTTGAGTTTCCGCAATACTATCCACAAGCATCTTGGGTCGAACACAATCCGCTTGAAATTTGGCAGAGCCAAAAGAACACGATCGAACAAGTTTTAAAAGATAGCAAAGTCCAACTGCGTGACATCGCGGGTATTGGTATCACCAATCAACGAGAAACCTGCATTGTGTGGCACCGCGAAAGTGGAAAGCCCATTTATCCCGCCATCGTTTGGCAAGATCGCCGCACCGCGAATTACTGTCAGCAATTACGTGAACAAGGTCATGCTGATCTGATCCAACAAAAAACCGGGCTGGTACTGGATCCCTACTTCTCGGCGACAAAACTCGCGTGGATACTTGATCATGTCCCTCATGCACGACAACAAGCAGAAAATGGTGAGCTGGCGTTTGGAACCGTCGACACTTGGCTCGCCTATCAATTAAGCGAAAAAAAATTGCATGTCAGCGATGTTAGTAACGCTTCTCGCACCATGCTTTGGAATATTCATACGAATATGTGGGATCAAGATTTACTCGCGCTGTTTGGTATTCCACGTCAACTTTTGCCTGAGATTTTTCCATCAAGCCATCACTTCGGTGAGTGCCAACTATTTGGGCAGGCGATTCCCATCGCCAGCATCGTTGGCGATCAACAAGCTGCCCTTTTTGGTCAGGCATGTTTTGAACCTGGTATGGCAAAAAATACTTATGGCACCGGTTGTTTCATGTTGGCACATACCGGGAATAGCTGCGCTCACTCAACTCATGGTCTGATTAGTACGGCTGCCGCTCAACTTAATCTCCAACCCCAATATGCACTCGAAGGAAGTGTTTTTATCGGTGGTGCGGTAGTGCAATGGCTACGCGACAATCTCCACATCATCCGAAATTCAAATGAAGTGGAAGCGCTCGCCGAATCGGTGAGCGACAGCGATGGCGTGATTTTTGTGCCCGCCTTTGCTGGACTTGGTGCTCCGTACTGGAAGCCCGATGCCAAAGCAGCGATCTTTGGCTTACATCGCGGTACAACCAATGCACATATTGCTTGTGCCGCCATCGAATCCATTGCCTTTCAAAGTGCCGAGTTATTGTTGGCGATGCAGAATGATTATCAACATCCTATCCAAGAATTACGGGTGGATGGTGGTGCCGCACGGAATAACGCATTACTCCAATTTCAAGCGGACTTACTCGGGATTCCTATTGTTCGTCCTCGTATTACGGAAACGACTGCGCTCGGCGCAGCCTATCTTGCCGGCCTCAGCACGATGATTTTTTCGTCGGTCGATGAATGCCAACAACTGTGGCAAGAAGAGCGAAGATTTTTACCACAACTTTCGCGCGAACAAGCGCAACTACGGCTCAATGAATGGCAAAAGGCCATACAAAGCTTGCGCCAATACTAAGTTTTCACCACAATGCCTTTAGCTTGTTTTTTTGATCAAAATAAACACTAAAACAAACTAACATCATCTATAACAATAAAAATTGCGAATGAAAATTCGAACACCCGAAAAATCTCACCAAGATAAATAGGGCGGAAAATCGAACCCCATTCGCAAAATCTTTTTAATTTGAGGAGTCATTATGAAGATCGTCAAACGTAGCCTACTCGTCTTACTCGGGCTATTTCTCATTTACACCGCATTTGTCTTAAGCCTTCCCAATCAATACGGTCTATCTCGTAGCGTTACGATCAAAGCCACGCCGGACAAAGTTTATCAATTGATCGCGTCCCCTAAAGAGTGGAAAAAATGGTCGGTATGGAATCAACGCGACCCAAATATGGAAATGAGCTATAGCGGTCCAGAGAGTGGTGCAGGCGCGAAATGGGCCTGGAAAAGTAAAAGCGAAGGCAATGGCAATATGAAATTTTTTGCCGCCGCTCCTGCTCAGGCAATTACCTATGAACTTGAATTTGAAGGCATGGGTAAACCTTCTACCGGCGCTCTTGTTTTAGAAAATAAAGATGGCTTGACCGAAGTCACATGGTCGATGACAGGCACCAGCCAAGGGAATTTCATGATGAAATACTTTGTGCCCTTCATGGACAAAATGGTCGGACCTGACTTTGAATCGGGTCTCAAAAATCTCAAGGCATTGGCGGAAAAAGAATAAGTACTATCGTTCTCTGTTTTTCTCTATTTTTCTCTATTTGTTTGAGACGA encodes the following:
- a CDS encoding M48 family metallopeptidase, which translates into the protein MSTLPSPLQDNALSYLRAYPTSIQDQVKQLIAQERLGQYLLAKYPECHAVRTDKALYQYVQELKSSHLRNGEQLSKVVFDNKLHVIRNALGTHSYVSRVQGSKLKTKNEIRIASLFKTAPEAFLKMIVVHELAHLKEKEHNKSFYQLCTHLEPQYHQYELDCRIYLSYLDLYQQSLWSPTLS
- the glpK gene encoding glycerol kinase GlpK, with product MQYILALDQGTSSSRTILFNRRGELVHSAQLEFPQYYPQASWVEHNPLEIWQSQKNTIEQVLKDSKVQLRDIAGIGITNQRETCIVWHRESGKPIYPAIVWQDRRTANYCQQLREQGHADLIQQKTGLVLDPYFSATKLAWILDHVPHARQQAENGELAFGTVDTWLAYQLSEKKLHVSDVSNASRTMLWNIHTNMWDQDLLALFGIPRQLLPEIFPSSHHFGECQLFGQAIPIASIVGDQQAALFGQACFEPGMAKNTYGTGCFMLAHTGNSCAHSTHGLISTAAAQLNLQPQYALEGSVFIGGAVVQWLRDNLHIIRNSNEVEALAESVSDSDGVIFVPAFAGLGAPYWKPDAKAAIFGLHRGTTNAHIACAAIESIAFQSAELLLAMQNDYQHPIQELRVDGGAARNNALLQFQADLLGIPIVRPRITETTALGAAYLAGLSTMIFSSVDECQQLWQEERRFLPQLSREQAQLRLNEWQKAIQSLRQY
- a CDS encoding SRPBCC family protein, yielding MKIVKRSLLVLLGLFLIYTAFVLSLPNQYGLSRSVTIKATPDKVYQLIASPKEWKKWSVWNQRDPNMEMSYSGPESGAGAKWAWKSKSEGNGNMKFFAAAPAQAITYELEFEGMGKPSTGALVLENKDGLTEVTWSMTGTSQGNFMMKYFVPFMDKMVGPDFESGLKNLKALAEKE